A single window of Oreochromis aureus strain Israel breed Guangdong linkage group 5, ZZ_aureus, whole genome shotgun sequence DNA harbors:
- the acot8 gene encoding acyl-coenzyme A thioesterase 8 isoform X1, whose product MSFVCKLQVSAMIWVRMIKLNIKCNSCWSAGCGTETSLVIFRGEKDLKKKLLVMSLNNQCRRRFQTNMAEKELGGSHESSGLIAKNNILEAKEALKSEQDEVSQSRNSQYQQDLKSVLVTSVLNLEKLDVDLYRGTHHWVPRTQRLFGGQIVGQALVAAAKSVSDSLYAHSLHCYFVRAGDPKVPVLYQVDRTRDGRSFTVRSVKAIQHGQPILICQASFQTLQPSPLQHQFPMPVVPPPEDLLTVEELIHHYLSKPDLAEEAKKGLKKLLANEVPIEIKPVNPAHFYRLGPEQPRRLFWGRARGHIGEGNMKLHCCVAAYVSDYALLGTALLPYPEYRAKFAASLDHSMWFHSTFRSDEWMLYECESPWAGSSRGLVQGRMWRRDGVLAASCSQEGVLRVKPVTEPSKL is encoded by the exons ATGTCGTTTGTGTGCAAATTGCAGGTTTCTGCCATGATCTGG gttagaatgattaaattaaatattaaatgtaaCAGCTGCTGGTCTGCTGGATGTGGAACAGAGACTTCTCTGGTGATTTTTAGAGGTGAGAAGGACCTCAAGAAGAAGCTGCTGGTGATGTCTCTAAATAACCAG tgTAGAAGACGTTTCCAAACAAACATGGCGGAGAAAGAACTCGGCGGAAGTCATGAAAGTAGCGGTTTAATCgctaaaaacaatattttggAAGCTAAGGAGGCACTGAAATCAGAACAAGATGAAGTTTCGCAGAGCCGTAACTCTCAGTATCAGCAGGACCTGAAAAGCGTCCTCGTCACCAGCGTTTTAAACCTGGAGAAGCTGGATGTCGACCTGTACCG GGGGACCCACCACTGGGTGCCCCGCACTCAGCGTCTGTTTGGAGGTCAGATAGTTGGCCAGGCCCTGGTGGCTGCAGCCAAGTCTGTCAGCGACAGCCTGTATGCCCACTCTCTGCACTGCTACTTTGTGCGAGCAG GTGATCCGAAGGTTCCGGTGCTTTACCAGGTGGACCGCACACGAGACGGCCGCAGCTTCACCGTGCGCTCTGTGAAAGCCATCCAGCATGGACAGCCCATACTAATCTGCCAAGCCTCCTTCCAAACACTGCAGCCCAGCCCCCTGCAGCACCAGTTCCCCATGCCAGTGGTCCCTCCGCCTGAAGACCTCCTCACCGTGGAGGAACTTATTCACCATTATCTCAG TAAACCTGACCTGGCAGAGGAGGCAAAGAAAGGCCTGAAAAAACTGCTGGCTAATGAAGTCCCCATTGAGATAAAACCAGTCAACCCAGCACACTTTTACAGACTGGGTCCAGAGCAACCAAGAAGGCTGTTTTGGGGGCGAGCACGAGGACATATTG GGGAAGGTAACATGAAGCTGCACTGCTGCGTTGCTGCTTATGTGTCAGACTATGCTCTGCTGGGCACAGCGCTGCTGCCTTACCCAGAGTACAGGGCCAAGTTCGCCGCCTCGCTCGACCACTCCATGTGGTTCCACAGCACGTTCCGCAGTGATGAGTGGATGCTGTACGAGTGTGAGAGCCCATGGGCAG GGAGCAGCAGGGGACTGGTGCAGGGCCGAATGTGGAGAAGAGATGGGGTGCTGGCTGCCTCGTGTTCCCAGGAGGGTGTCCTGAGAGTGAAACCAGTCACTGAGCCCAGCAAATTATAG
- the acot8 gene encoding acyl-coenzyme A thioesterase 8 isoform X2 gives MDLIEVLRNFTLCRRRFQTNMAEKELGGSHESSGLIAKNNILEAKEALKSEQDEVSQSRNSQYQQDLKSVLVTSVLNLEKLDVDLYRGTHHWVPRTQRLFGGQIVGQALVAAAKSVSDSLYAHSLHCYFVRAGDPKVPVLYQVDRTRDGRSFTVRSVKAIQHGQPILICQASFQTLQPSPLQHQFPMPVVPPPEDLLTVEELIHHYLSKPDLAEEAKKGLKKLLANEVPIEIKPVNPAHFYRLGPEQPRRLFWGRARGHIGEGNMKLHCCVAAYVSDYALLGTALLPYPEYRAKFAASLDHSMWFHSTFRSDEWMLYECESPWAGSSRGLVQGRMWRRDGVLAASCSQEGVLRVKPVTEPSKL, from the exons ATGGATCTAATTGAAGTGTTGAGAAACTTTACTTTG tgTAGAAGACGTTTCCAAACAAACATGGCGGAGAAAGAACTCGGCGGAAGTCATGAAAGTAGCGGTTTAATCgctaaaaacaatattttggAAGCTAAGGAGGCACTGAAATCAGAACAAGATGAAGTTTCGCAGAGCCGTAACTCTCAGTATCAGCAGGACCTGAAAAGCGTCCTCGTCACCAGCGTTTTAAACCTGGAGAAGCTGGATGTCGACCTGTACCG GGGGACCCACCACTGGGTGCCCCGCACTCAGCGTCTGTTTGGAGGTCAGATAGTTGGCCAGGCCCTGGTGGCTGCAGCCAAGTCTGTCAGCGACAGCCTGTATGCCCACTCTCTGCACTGCTACTTTGTGCGAGCAG GTGATCCGAAGGTTCCGGTGCTTTACCAGGTGGACCGCACACGAGACGGCCGCAGCTTCACCGTGCGCTCTGTGAAAGCCATCCAGCATGGACAGCCCATACTAATCTGCCAAGCCTCCTTCCAAACACTGCAGCCCAGCCCCCTGCAGCACCAGTTCCCCATGCCAGTGGTCCCTCCGCCTGAAGACCTCCTCACCGTGGAGGAACTTATTCACCATTATCTCAG TAAACCTGACCTGGCAGAGGAGGCAAAGAAAGGCCTGAAAAAACTGCTGGCTAATGAAGTCCCCATTGAGATAAAACCAGTCAACCCAGCACACTTTTACAGACTGGGTCCAGAGCAACCAAGAAGGCTGTTTTGGGGGCGAGCACGAGGACATATTG GGGAAGGTAACATGAAGCTGCACTGCTGCGTTGCTGCTTATGTGTCAGACTATGCTCTGCTGGGCACAGCGCTGCTGCCTTACCCAGAGTACAGGGCCAAGTTCGCCGCCTCGCTCGACCACTCCATGTGGTTCCACAGCACGTTCCGCAGTGATGAGTGGATGCTGTACGAGTGTGAGAGCCCATGGGCAG GGAGCAGCAGGGGACTGGTGCAGGGCCGAATGTGGAGAAGAGATGGGGTGCTGGCTGCCTCGTGTTCCCAGGAGGGTGTCCTGAGAGTGAAACCAGTCACTGAGCCCAGCAAATTATAG
- the srsf6b gene encoding serine and arginine rich splicing factor 6b isoform X2: MPRVYVGKLSYHVREKDIQRFFSGYGKLLEIDLKNGYGFVEFEDMRDADDAVYELNGKELCGERVVIEHARGPRRDGYGYGGRSGGYSSWNRTGRDKYGPPVRTEHRLIVENLSSRCSWQDLKDFMRQAGEVTYADAHKGRANEGVIEFRSRSDMKRALEKLDGTDINGRKIRLVEDKPRRRRSYSGSRSRSRSRRRSHSRRSRSSSRSRSRSRSRSKGRSRSRSEGKSHSRSKRKSRSKSPEKSRSRTRKSHSPSKSSTRKSRSKSSSKVKAARKSRSRSKEKSSSKKSRSRSRSRSESRGEKRTSKSPPSKGASKSPAKRSASRSKSRSRSRSASQD, from the exons ATGCCTCGGGTCTATGTTGGCAAACTTAGCTACCATGTTCGAGAGAAAGATATTCAAAGGTTTTTTAGTGGCTATGGCAAATTATTAGAGATCGACCTGAAAAATGG GTACGGCTTTGTCGAGTTTGAGGACATGCGAGATGCTGATGATGCTGTGTATGAGCTGAATGGAAAGGAACTTTGTGGAGAGCGGGTCGTTATCGAGCATGCCCGTGGACCCAGGAGAGACGGATATGGCTATGGGGGACGTA GTGGAGGCTACAGCAGTTGGAATCGCACCGGCAGGGATAAGTACGGGCCACCTGTTCGCACTGAACACCGCCTCATTGTGGAGAACCTGTCCAGCAGGTGCAGCTGGCAGGACCTTAAG GACTTTATGAGGCAGGCAGGTGAAGTAACCTATGCTGACGCTCATAAAGGACGGGCCAACGAGGGCGTCATCGAATTTCGTTCCCGTTCAGACATGAAACGAGCTCTGGAAAAACTGGACGGCACTGATATTAATGGAAGGAAGATTCGTCTGGTGGAAGACAAACCTCGCCGCCGACGCTCGTATTCTGGCAGCAGATCCAG GTCTCGTAGCAGACGGCGCTCTCACAGCCGCAGAAGTAGAAGCTCCTCCAGGTCCCGCTCACG GTCTCGGTCACGCAGCAAAGGGCGATCTCGCTCCAGGTCAGAGGGGAAGTCGCATTCCAGATCCAAGAGGAAATCCCGTTCTAAATCCCCAGAGAAGTCTCGTTCTCGCACTCGCAAATCTCACAGTCCCTCCAAGAGCAGCACTCGGAAGTCTCGCTCCAAGAGCTCATCCAAAGTCAAAGCCGCGCGCAAATCCCGGAGTCGTTCCAAGGAGAAGTCGTCCAGTAAGAAGTCACGAAGCCGATCAAGGTCCCGTTCGGAGAGTAGGGGAGAGAAACGTACCTCCAAATCACCCCCGAGCAAGGGGGCGTCCAAGTCCCCTGCCAAGCGCTCCGCCTCCCGCTCCAAGTCTCGCTCTCGATCCAGATCAGCCTCGCAGGATTGA
- the srsf6b gene encoding serine and arginine rich splicing factor 6b isoform X1, whose translation MPRVYVGKLSYHVREKDIQRFFSGYGKLLEIDLKNGYGFVEFEDMRDADDAVYELNGKELCGERVVIEHARGPRRDGYGYGGRKGGGYSSWNRTGRDKYGPPVRTEHRLIVENLSSRCSWQDLKDFMRQAGEVTYADAHKGRANEGVIEFRSRSDMKRALEKLDGTDINGRKIRLVEDKPRRRRSYSGSRSRSRSRRRSHSRRSRSSSRSRSRSRSRSKGRSRSRSEGKSHSRSKRKSRSKSPEKSRSRTRKSHSPSKSSTRKSRSKSSSKVKAARKSRSRSKEKSSSKKSRSRSRSRSESRGEKRTSKSPPSKGASKSPAKRSASRSKSRSRSRSASQD comes from the exons ATGCCTCGGGTCTATGTTGGCAAACTTAGCTACCATGTTCGAGAGAAAGATATTCAAAGGTTTTTTAGTGGCTATGGCAAATTATTAGAGATCGACCTGAAAAATGG GTACGGCTTTGTCGAGTTTGAGGACATGCGAGATGCTGATGATGCTGTGTATGAGCTGAATGGAAAGGAACTTTGTGGAGAGCGGGTCGTTATCGAGCATGCCCGTGGACCCAGGAGAGACGGATATGGCTATGGGGGACGTA AAGGTGGAGGCTACAGCAGTTGGAATCGCACCGGCAGGGATAAGTACGGGCCACCTGTTCGCACTGAACACCGCCTCATTGTGGAGAACCTGTCCAGCAGGTGCAGCTGGCAGGACCTTAAG GACTTTATGAGGCAGGCAGGTGAAGTAACCTATGCTGACGCTCATAAAGGACGGGCCAACGAGGGCGTCATCGAATTTCGTTCCCGTTCAGACATGAAACGAGCTCTGGAAAAACTGGACGGCACTGATATTAATGGAAGGAAGATTCGTCTGGTGGAAGACAAACCTCGCCGCCGACGCTCGTATTCTGGCAGCAGATCCAG GTCTCGTAGCAGACGGCGCTCTCACAGCCGCAGAAGTAGAAGCTCCTCCAGGTCCCGCTCACG GTCTCGGTCACGCAGCAAAGGGCGATCTCGCTCCAGGTCAGAGGGGAAGTCGCATTCCAGATCCAAGAGGAAATCCCGTTCTAAATCCCCAGAGAAGTCTCGTTCTCGCACTCGCAAATCTCACAGTCCCTCCAAGAGCAGCACTCGGAAGTCTCGCTCCAAGAGCTCATCCAAAGTCAAAGCCGCGCGCAAATCCCGGAGTCGTTCCAAGGAGAAGTCGTCCAGTAAGAAGTCACGAAGCCGATCAAGGTCCCGTTCGGAGAGTAGGGGAGAGAAACGTACCTCCAAATCACCCCCGAGCAAGGGGGCGTCCAAGTCCCCTGCCAAGCGCTCCGCCTCCCGCTCCAAGTCTCGCTCTCGATCCAGATCAGCCTCGCAGGATTGA